ATCTGGGTACCCTTTAAATAGAGCAGAACCCTCGGACAATGAACAAGTTCAGAGATCTTTTCATTACAACAGATAACAGATTCCCAATTCAGAGAAATAACTGAAAGATTATGCATCAACCCCCTAAAGATGCTAATATCAGCTGAACAATTAACAATTAATATCATTTGAATTGCAGGTATTGTTAACTTTTGTCAGAATCTGTACCTGAAGTGTGGAGGCCAACTTTTGGAGCTGCTTGTTCTTTTCCTGTTTCACAGCTTGTCGAATTCTGGCAGCATTTAGATTGGACTGCTCTCTCACCTgacaattttaaatcaaatgttcCATCATCTTCCAAATGTTTCCATCATTCATTTTCAGTTTCattgaataaaattatcattataatgGTAAACCAAAAGCTACTGAAATTTTTTACTACCCTGATTTGATCATAATTGAACTAAAATTTGGACTTAAGACAACCATATGCATGCctaatttttatcttttaaatctttgaaTACCCCAAAAGTAAGACAATTATTggcaaaaaaatgtattaagtcttaaattttagttttcagataattttttttatcactttgAACAATTACATGCCTAATTATCGACTTCTTATAATCATTCAAATAACCCCTAACAACGTAAAACATTAgggtatatatagagaaatgtCACAATAAATTTTTAGTTGTAAACAGATCTTTGATAATTAAATTTCCTAGTTATCACTTTTCTATGATGAATATTAGAGTTTTAACCTGTTGAAGCCGAAGGCGTCGTCTTTTTTCCGTCTCCTCCTTGATCAACCGAGCCTCTTCATTGGGGCTCAGTCGAACTCTCCCCTTCTTTGCCTTCATGCTGGTATCTACTTAATACACAATAACAGAAcatcataaaagaaaatatttcaaaactaaTAGTCATTAGGTTATTCAATCAATCATGCTATTTTTAACTTGAACTTTATGGACACCTGTCACTGAAATTTTGAGCAAACACACGTGTAATTCACATCAGCTGACACGCACACTCACAACACTCAAGCCATGGGTGTAACAGTTCTAGGTTTGAAGGAGGATTATGAATTtctgaaactttaacatcttaatATGATAACATACaaacaaagaaatgtttataaaaacaattgtaaaaaagatttatttgcATAGAATTGTTggatatttaaatacatgttcaGGTCTATCAAAAACATCTCAGGTAAATGAATGTGTAGATGTTctactaatttttatcaaaaacatgtatatatgagtCTAATTTAAGAAAGTGTGCCATTACTTAATCCTTTTAACTAGAATAATTCTTACTTTTTCCTGAAAGATTATTTCtttttgtcaaatataaaataaattcttattaaaatgtaaatttcagaCCAGGCAGATTAAAACCTTTGCCATGATCTCGCCCTAAGATAGTTTCCCATACATGTTCTTCTTTAACTTAATCTTGCTTGCCACACAAAACGTTTTCAGAGTTTACTTGAAAATGGCACCATGAAAGACAGATCCAGACAGGCCGGGGTTGATGAAAATCACACAATCAGATTATATCAGAGgaaaataatagggaaaaatCATTCACACACATGTCAAAGTTGATCCTACAAAAACGGCTAGAGAAGATGTAATGTATTTGACAATCACCCATAATACACAAATCTCCTGATTAGATATGATTATACAGAATTTAAATCCCAAAAAGAGACTCTAGTACATATGTGAGTGACGATTTAATGTTCACAGTATCAACAATACATTAATTACACAAAGATCCAGCATGAGCAGATCAATTAGCTGCATACATATTCCTGATGTTTAAATTTACTTTCATACAAACAAAAATAGAGAAATTCAAATTCAATCCTTTGTAAAGGTAATTTACTTTCATACttacaaaaataagaaattcaaaTTCAGTCCTTTGTAAAGATAATTTACTTTCATACttacaaaaataagaaattcaaattcaatCCTTTGTAAAGGTACATTGTATTTAGACAGCGATAAATGGGGAATAAAGCAAACTAAACTGAGcatgtaaaattttcattccTGCTAGTCTACATGCACATTGTGTGCAAAACATGCACCtaattgcttttaaaatcaattgaCATGCAGAATGCATTCAGAAAAGGGTTTTTTCACAAGAaagtacatgcatttttgtgcAAATATCAAATAGGGTTCTAGATGTTTGACTTTGTGTTCTAATACACAAATTGGttctcattttgttttcttcaaaattatgCACTTAAACTTTACAAGCattcaaatacaatgtattaatgAATTCTATATACCTGTTTCGTagcaatataattatattacatacCTTGCACCAGCTTAGACCCCATCTATATCTTAATTTGAAATTAGCTTAGTAATATGCTATTAAGAATACACATATTATTGGTGAATATCTTTCGCTAATATCAATTGTACGGTATacagaaaattaacaaaatattcacTGGTTCATCCCATGCAAAATGACTTCCTTAATTTGAAAGAAGATTgtctaaatattaaaaaaatatattaaaaagttttcttattctttttCATTAAGTGACAAAAGTGACTGAGCTCAACTCCCATTAGAGTGATGTGGTAAATGGAGATCTTAAAAGTGTTGCAGTATATGTGGatagttttcttcttttttttttaaataccagttgctaaaaaatgtttcaatatgtCTCTCCTACATACACTCAATATCCCATCAATGTTATtccaattttctttttaatttgctacagatattaaaaaaatattataacttACATTTGGGGGGAAAAACCCATAAAACATTTAGTGTGTTACCATTAGAGTTGGCCTTAATTAATACAGAAATTGTACAGTTATCAGAAATGGTAAACATTGGAATAGGGTGCTTTGAATTCTGTACAGAGagtaaaaaatatgatttggATGAATCATCTAAAGGGTATGCATCACTAGGTGGGGTTTGCATATGATCACTCAGAAACCCATACCACCATATTGTAAATATACATACTCAATGAATAATCATCGTCACAGCCATGCTCAATAAATCCAGCTATCACATGATTTTTTACAAATCGTTTACAGAAAGGTGAGGCCATTGAAACCTGTGATCAGAAGTGTTTGATCATTGCTTCATCACAAATCACAGCTATAAGGAGTCACAGTATTAAATCCAGATTTTGCATGACAACATACGCAGCCATCATGGAATGTCAATTTCCAGCTTTCTAATTTTTCATTTCCAAAAGTGTGCAATTAAATTTCTTAGTACGGTTTAGTTACCCACAATAATACATAACATAATAGTTAATTCAGAATAATTTGTTCACCCTAGGCATACAACAATTTGACATAATTCCATTTAGCTGAACTGATTAGTGTCAATACTTATTCATTCTGAACCACTGTATGTCAGACTATGTGAATATTTTCGCGATCCATTTTGGAATTGGATAACGCTTATTTTTCAAAAGGTATTCAAAACGTCACGCTACATTAATATTCTATTGTCATGTTGAATTCAGTAGAATAAACAAGCATGTTCTTGTGTTTTGTCTGTGTGACACTTATAATATACATCAAACAAATCTAACTCTTTACAAATCTGTCgtgaaaatgagaaaaaaattatcaatgttaTCATGCAATAATATACCTGCATTGCTGCAAACACAGTGCTACATGATATGCAATTTGAAGCCTGGGAGTAAATCAAATGTTTTCCCCGATACCGCTTTCCACAGACAAGTCTGGACACAGACgtaaacaaatatttgaaaCTCGTGCTTCCGGTTGCATAAACTATGTCTAAATAACGAAAAGAGGGCTTCATAAAAAATactaattgaataaaaaagggattttttttatctccttATACACAATTTAATGAACAGAAACAGAATATTCCTTACTAAAATGATCAgttaaatgtataattttttttaaacattgatttcaaataatgaatagttgtttgaatattggattttagcaaaattactttttaaaaatataaatataaattttttgagGACATCcagtttttattgttaaaataattaaaagagaTATACCaggaaaaatttcattttttccatatataccaaGAACTTTTCATTCGATTTCCTCCAAATAGCCAAACCTTAAGTTTTgttatttagaaaatgaaagtagaaaaCGTGTCAAAGAGTTTGATGAGGTGACATCCGACGTAATTtgcatttttgttaatttatatcGTGCCGTGACATTGTACGCATTTAGCTCAGTACGTGGCAAAGAGGTAATGTGGTGTTTTAAACgtgtttattaattattttattaagaaatgaaCACTATATTTAGAATAATGATTATTTCACGCTGATCTACactaatattttttcaatcaacAGATTAACAGGCACACTTGTGCAAAAAAATTCAAGACATCATATTTCGGAGATTATTTTCAATCGATCACAGGTAATTGAGTATAATTTCGTTATCTCTAAAAGTTACAATTCAAGATGGAccgaaatattgcatattgTACTGAAATATAGTTTTAATATGAAGCTAATTTATATAATCGATCaaagtggaaaaatattttttgattttgaaaaaaaaaattgggccAGCacctttaaaagaaattgtgtaattGTTCTTCTATTTGACACTATCTTACAATTAATATTAATGCATGTACGTAGAATtgattgaaaatgaataaattttgcTCTTATTCAATATCTTTCTTTAAATGGTATTTTGTTACCAACAGATTACAGTCTCCTTTTAGCAATGCGACAATTAAAAGGAAAAGTGAAGGAAAACAGAAAAGAGAAAAGGGAAAGAAAGATGGAAAACAAAAGAAACCATGACAATGTCCTAAAGATTTGTCTTCCAGTGTTTGGGGTGATCATAGCCATAATTGTGGCATATGTTTATGTTTCTACAAGACCAAAAggataatttcatcattattcaatttaagaaatatGGAGTATTTGAAAAGGagaagactttttaaaattatattcttttAGATAGagcaaatacaatgtattaagaacaaatttcattgtaaatttttttatctttcaattGGTTTACTGGTAAATATTGttgtatgatttgtatgaaaaatgcTAAGGTGCTGCAAATCTTCTAGGTATTAACATTTATCAGGTGCCTTTTAGTATTAGAATCTTTCAGCATATTGTCATTATTGTGTTATCCTATACTACAGCaacagttgaaaattttcataaattattattatatgttCGTCTTCCACCCAGTACAATACATTTCAGCtgcagtattttttaaaagtttgctcAATGACAGGTTGTtttggttcttttttttttaatcgttttTGATTTACCTGTACTTTTTATTGGCCAGTTTCTCcaacatatgttttttttttatttagtgtaAAACACACCATGACAAAGCAATAAGTCTGTTTATTTTATAGTAGAAAACAGTAATGTGCATTTGTTTTACTATATAGGTACTTAATAGGTTCTATGATAATTGTAATATGACACATATCATTTGCATGCCAGGTACATTTATGTAACTTAGGAATGCCCAATTTCTGACATTATGAATCTCTTATTATTCATGTACCAGGGTACATACTATTAGTACATTGTTTAAATACAATAcctgtatacatgtagtacaattCTTTAACAACGAAGGGTCTTCTGATCAAAGAATTTGGAACAAATATGATGATCAATGCTCATGAAACAAGATGAGATTACAActatatattcaaaatgtatttattcCAGTTATTGCAATATAGAGTAAGatgtttatatttatgtttaaaatagctatataaatatatattttgtttacctGGTACTTGTTTGTGGGAATGGGCTGTCTTGTCTACAGTTACTGTGCATTGAATCTTGTTgtgatgtttgaaaattttatcgttttttattttattcattaatgttcatttattaattattgttcTAAATCAATAAAGTTAAAATTACATCAAATATTTGAATGCTGTTCTCTTTGAAAGTGTAGCTAGAAAATCGAGCACATGCACCATACACTTTTCTACTTTTGCATCAATTCACAGCATAGTTTATTGCATATTACCGGTTGTGATTTTCTAGTGCATAattataataaagatttttatgcAAGCAGGTTAATCCTCTGATACCCTTTTCTTTGAACGCACTcagaattgatattttaatgtattGTCAGAACTATCACATTGGGGTAAATTGACCTATACATCCTGTGCTGCTTGTATTTTTACTTTGTACATGATTCTTCTCATTATTTGCCCTGTGCAAAAGTTGCATGTGACTAGGGTAGGGATGAATTTCCTACAGTCCTCATACATGTATAGCAGACTGTTTCTATTGGTATTTTGCTACAAATTCTCATTGCTCTACAGAggcattttccttttttattgaaGTTCAACATTGGCAACATGAtaaaaatagacaaaatattcatatttgtcTGTAACATACAATACACATGTAAGTATATTGCATTCTGTACAGTTCATTTGAATTTTCCTGAGCTATATGCATGTAAGTATGGTAAAGTATGCATATCAAGTCAATGTCGACAACTTGAGGAGACCacaaatattataatatctaGAATACCATGTCCATTCAAGTTGTGAAATGTTAATATTATGGTATAATATGGTGCAAGCAACAGTCATTTGATATTCCGAACTATTCTTCTGCAATATGGTGACTTCATTTCTTGAAGAGCTTCATCTAGAACCTTGGTTAAGTGAAGTAAGTTCACGGGGTCAGTCTGTAAGATTGTAGTATCCTTGACCCCAGAGTCCTCCGTGTGGAGTTTAAACAAAACGGTTGGAGTTGTCTGCCTTCTTAGAGACCTGCTGGCAAGCTATGAAGAAAAGAGGTCAAACATTGTCAGGATATATTGCCCTTTGACAATATATTCATTGCATTACAAGCATTCTAATACAATGGATTAAAGTTTTTGTAgattgtcaaattaaaaaaaaacattgttgcAAGGTGAATTTGTGGATTTTAGTCTACcagtatgtattatatataccggtaaataTAAAGACAGCTTGTCATAATTTGTTGAGGATGTTTATTCAATGGTTAAGGGTATAACAACAAAATCCATGAAGAATTATACATGAAGAAAATTAAGTCCAAATGGGACGAGAATAATTCTTTAATTACAAGTGAAAATAACTTCACTGAGGAATACATCATCATATTACCTGAACATCAAACCGCCACTCCAAGTTATGATAATGAGGGAGATCCATTGTCATCTCAGATAAAATGGTTCTGATTTCTTGCCTATTCTGTAGATATATCTCAAGCAGGGTTTGTCTAGTGTCCTC
This is a stretch of genomic DNA from Crassostrea angulata isolate pt1a10 chromosome 4, ASM2561291v2, whole genome shotgun sequence. It encodes these proteins:
- the LOC128180020 gene encoding COMM domain-containing protein 2-like produces the protein MLLMFEDQHKEHLSFLTQVSPDVVKEFCRISMEFIRKGTNPKIFQGAAQKLNVDVDTVHHGVEGLMYLLTESSKLMLNEIDFQDSIMTLGFDEDTRQTLLEIYLQNRQEIRTILSEMTMDLPHYHNLEWRFDVQLASRSLRRQTTPTVLFKLHTEDSGVKDTTILQTDPVNLLHLTKVLDEALQEMKSPYCRRIVRNIK